DNA sequence from the Acidimicrobiia bacterium genome:
GTACGAAATGGCCCTACCCCGTGGGTGATCACCAGCCAGCCGGCCTCCGTTTCCAAAGGCGATCCACTGTTACCGATCCGAGCCAGCTCCCAGGGGAATTTTGGTGACTCGATCATTTCGGCGTTGTCCCAGATGCGCACATTGTCGGACCGCATCACATAGTTGCTCTCGGCGTCGAATCGGCACAGCGCCACGTATTGACCGTCGATCTTTCGGGGAAACAGGGCGGCTCCCTTGTTCCGAGCGTGGTCGCCGCTCAGGGTCTCGATTCGAAATGAGTTGAAGTCGGCCGTTTCTATGAGCTGGGGTAGGATCCGAAATCCGTCGTATGCCGTATAGGTCGCGTAGTAGGACACCGATCCGTCTTCATGGGTGAACCGCACGAAGCGAGCATCTTCCATTCCATGACTCTCGATACTCGACCCCGGGAAGATCACCCTCTGGGAAAGTTCCGACTCAGGCGCGAATGTCAGGACATAGTTCGAGGTTGCCAACCAGTGCATGGCCCGCGTCGTTGCCTCAGGGAGCAGCCGGGTCTCGGATTTGCCCACGACGGCGGCGATGGCGGTCTCCAACTCCTCCAATGCAAACCGTTCTCCCAACTGGTCGATCACGTCCACTGCCAGTCGATCGAAGGCTTCCATCTCCATCAACCTGGCGCAAAACATCTCCTTTTCAAACAGCGGCGGAGTGTGGGTGCCGGTGGAGGCGTAGCGTGAGGGCGGTTCGACGGTTACCCCACCGCGGGCGTCGACCACACCTGCGCGGAACTGGATTGACGAGATATGACCCTCACCGATACCACGCAGGCTCAGGATGAACCTCTGTGCCCCCGGGTCCAGCCCCGACTGATCGGGGGCAAGGACGATTGACGGATTGGTGAGCGCAGCAGCCTCTATCGAGTACTCATTGGTGTAATACGCCCCGATGAGCAGGCGGCGATCCGCCGAGACCCCGGGGAGCCCGCCCGCCTGACGATCCACGAACCGGAAGTGCTGCTCCAGGATATCGTTTAGGTCCAGATGGCGGTCCTCGAATCTCTTACAGGCATCGGCCAGGGTGGAGGAGACCTCGTCCTCGGGGATGGCGAGGATTCGATCCAGCATGCCGTCGTCCGGGAAGACCTGGTCATCGGGAAGAAATGGTTTGAGGATCACCCGCCGGCGATCGGGGCGAAGCTCGACACCGGTTCGAGTTACCGGGATCGGGTCGGCACCGGGCCGGCCGAGCTCAGCGGATCTTGATAATCCCGCCATGTCAGGCTCGCCCGAAATCGTCGTCGATACGCTCGATGTCGTCTTCACCGAGATAGTCACCGACCTGAACGTCGATGAAGACCAGCGGGTCCGAGCCGGTGTTGCCAATTCTGTGAAGCTCGCCGGTGCCAACATCCACGGCATCGCCGACTCCAACGTCACGGGCCTGGCCATCGAGAACAACCTGGCCGGCCCCACCGACGACAAACCAGTGCTCCGACCGATGTCTATGAAGCTGGTAACTGAGGCGTTTGCCGGGATCAACAACGATCTCTTTAACCTGGTATCCGTCGGAACCGCCCAGCACGGTGTATCTGCCCCAGGGGCGCTCATCGTGTGTCGAAGATGTCATCCATCCTTCTTTCCGTCATCGGCCGCCTCGATTATCGCACGAAGGGCGAGAGCGGTGTCTTCCCAGTCCCGGACCGCGATCGTGGCGATCCCCATCGCCTTGACCGGGAAGTCATTACCACCTTCGTCGAGCTTGTCGCCGAAGAACAGGATGTCTCCGATGGCCAAGTCGAGGGCTGTCATCAGCTTGCGCATGCCGTAGGCCTTGTCGATACCGGCCTCGGTCACGTCAACCGAGGTGGTGCCTCCGACGTGGACCTCCAGATCCGAGAGCCGCCGCCGGGCATAGTCTCGCAGCGCCA
Encoded proteins:
- a CDS encoding glycoside hydrolase family 130 protein is translated as MAGLSRSAELGRPGADPIPVTRTGVELRPDRRRVILKPFLPDDQVFPDDGMLDRILAIPEDEVSSTLADACKRFEDRHLDLNDILEQHFRFVDRQAGGLPGVSADRRLLIGAYYTNEYSIEAAALTNPSIVLAPDQSGLDPGAQRFILSLRGIGEGHISSIQFRAGVVDARGGVTVEPPSRYASTGTHTPPLFEKEMFCARLMEMEAFDRLAVDVIDQLGERFALEELETAIAAVVGKSETRLLPEATTRAMHWLATSNYVLTFAPESELSQRVIFPGSSIESHGMEDARFVRFTHEDGSVSYYATYTAYDGFRILPQLIETADFNSFRIETLSGDHARNKGAALFPRKIDGQYVALCRFDAESNYVMRSDNVRIWDNAEMIESPKFPWELARIGNSGSPLETEAGWLVITHGVGPFRTYSLGAILLDIDDPSRVIGHLREPLLTPLESERDGYVPNVVYSCGSMIHGDELILPYGQSDTECRIATVPLAPLLAKLAG
- a CDS encoding phosphomannose isomerase type II C-terminal cupin domain — its product is MTSSTHDERPWGRYTVLGGSDGYQVKEIVVDPGKRLSYQLHRHRSEHWFVVGGAGQVVLDGQARDVGVGDAVDVGTGELHRIGNTGSDPLVFIDVQVGDYLGEDDIERIDDDFGRA